Proteins encoded within one genomic window of Macaca fascicularis isolate 582-1 chromosome 16, T2T-MFA8v1.1:
- the MINK1 gene encoding misshapen-like kinase 1 isoform X39 — protein sequence MLKKYSHHRNIATYYGAFIKKSPPGNDDQLWLVMEFCGAGSVTDLVKNTKGNALKEDCIAYICREILRGLAHLHAHKVIHRDIKGQNVLLTENAEVKLVDFGVSAQLDRTVGRRNTFIGTPYWMAPEVIACDENPDATYDYRSDIWSLGITAIEMAEGAPPLCDMHPMRALFLIPRNPPPRLKSKKWSKKFIDFIDTCLIKTYLSRPPTEQLLKFPFIRDQPTERQVRIQLKDHIDRSRKKRGEKEETEYEYSGSEEEDDSHGEEGEPSSIMNVPGESTLRREFLRLQQENKSNSEALKQQQQLQQQQQRDPEAHIKHLLHQRQRRIEEQKEERRRVEEQQRREREQRKLQEKEQQRRLEDMQVLRREEERRQAEREQEYKRKQLEEQRQSERLQRQLQQEHAYLKSLQQQQQQQQLQKQQQQQLLPGDRKPLYHYGRGMNPADKPAWAREVEERTRMNKQQNSPLAKSKPSSTGPEPSIPQASPGPAGPLSQTPPMQRPVEPQEGPHKSLVAHRVPLKPYAAPVPRSQSLQDQPTRNLAAFPASHDPDPAIPAPTATPSARGAVIRQNSDPTSEGPGPSPNPPAWVRPDNEAPPKVPQRTSSIATALNTSGAGGSRPAQAVRASNPDLRRSDPGWERSDSVLPASHGHLPQAGSLERNRVGASSKLDSSPVLSPGNKAKPDDHRSRPGRPASYKRAIGEDFVLLKERTLDEAPRPPKKAMDYSSSSEEVESSEDDEEEGEGGPSEGSRDTPGGRSDGDTDSVSTMVVHDVEEITGTQPPYGGGTMVVQRTPEEERNLLHADSNGYTNLPDVVQPSHSPTENSKGQSPPSKDGSSDYQSRGLVKAPGKSSFTMFVDLGIYQPGGSGDTIPITALVGGEGTRLDQLQYDVRKGSVVNVNPTNTRAHSETPEIRKYKKRFNSEILCAALWGVNLLVGTENGLMLLDRSGQGKVYGLIGRRRFQQMDVLEGLNLLITISGKRNKLRVYYLSWLRNKILHNDPEVEKKQGWTTVGDMEGCGHYRVVKYERIKFLVIALKSSVEVYAWAPKPYHKFMAFKSFADLPHRPLLVDLTVEEGQRLKVIYGSSAGFHAVDVDSGNSYDIYIPVHIQSQITPHAIIFLPNTDGMEMLLCYEDEGVYVNTYGRIIKDVVLQWGEMPTSVAYICSNQIMGWGEKAIEIRSVETGHLDGVFMHKRAQRLKFLCERNDKVFFASVRSGGSSQVYFMTLNRNCIMNW from the exons ATGCTGAAAAAATACTCTCATCACCGCAACATTGCCACCTACTATGGAGCCTTCATCAAGAAGAGCCCCCCGGGAAACGATGACCAGCTCTGG CTGGTGATGGAGTTCTGTGGTGCTGGTTCAGTGACTGACCTGGTGAAGAACACGAAAGGAAACGCCCTGAAGGAGGACTGTATCGCCTACATCTGCAGGGAGATCCTCAGG GGTCTGGCCCATCTCCATGCCCACAAGGTCATCCATCGAGACATCAAGGGGCAGAATGTGCTGCTGACAGAGAATGCTGAGGTCAAGCTAG TGGATTTTGGGGTGAGTGCTCAGCTGGACCGCACCGTGGGCAGACGGAACACTTTCATTGGGACTCCCTACTGGATGGCTCCAGAGGTCATCGCCTGTGATGAGAACCCCGATGCCACCTACGATTACAGG AGTGACATTTGGTCTCTAGGAATCACAGCCATCGAGATGGCAGAGGGAGCCCCCC CTCTGTGTGACATGCACCCCATGCGGGCCCTCTTCCTCATTCCTCGGAACCCTCCGCCCAGACTCAAGTCCAAGAAGTG GTCTAAGAAGTTCATTGACTTCATTGACACATGTCTCATCAAGACTTACCTGAGCCGCCCACCCACGGAGCAGCTGCTGAAGTTTCCCTTCATCCGGGACCAGCCCACGGAGCGGCAGGTCCGCATCCAGCTTAAGGACCACATTGACCGATCCCGGAAGAAGCGGGGTGAGAAAG AGGAGACAGAATATGAGTACAGCGGCAGCGAGGAGGAAGACGACAGCCATGGAGAGGAAGGAGAGCCAAG CTCCATCATGAACGTGCCTGGAGAGTCGACTCTACGCCGGGAATTTCTCCGCCTCCAGCAGGAAAATAAGAGCAACTCAGAGGCTttaaaacagcagcagcagctgcagcagcagcagcagcgagACCCCGAGGCACACATCAAACACCTGCTGCACCAGCGGCAGAGGCGCATAGAGGAGCAGAAGGAGGAGCGGCGCCGCGTGGAGGAG CAACAGCGGCGGGAGCGGGAGCAGCGGAAGCTGCAGGAGAAGGAGCAGCAGCGGCGGCTGGAGGACATGCAGGTTCTGCGGCGGGAGGAGGAGCGGCGGCAGGCGGAGCGCGAGCAG GAATACAAGCGGAAGCAGCTGGAGGAGCAGCGGCAGTCAGAGCGTCTCCAGAGGcagctgcagcaggagcatgCCTACCTCAAGTCcctgcagcagcagcaacagcagcagcagcttcagaaacagcagcagcagcagctcctgcCCGGGGACAGGAAGCCCCTGTACCATTATGGTCGGGGCATGAATCCCGCTGACAAACCAGCCTGGGCCCGAGAG GTAGAAGAGAGAACAAGGATGAACAAGCAGCAGAACTCTCCCTTGGCCAAGAGCAAGCCAAGCAGCACGGGGCCTGAGCCCTCCATCCCCCAGGCCTCCCCCGGGCCTGCAGGACCCCTTTCCCAGACTCCTCCTATGCAGAGGCCGGTGGAGCCCCAGGAGGGACCGCACAAG AGCCTGGTGGCGCACCGGGTCCCACTGAAGCCATATGCAGCACCTGTGCCCCGATCCCAGTCCCTGCAGGACCAGCCCACCCGAAACCTGGCTGCCTTCCCAGCCTCCCATGACCCCGACCCTGCCATCCCTGCACCCACTGCCACGCCCAGTGCCCGAGGAGCTGTCATCCGCCAGAATTCAGACCCCACCTCTGAAGGACCTGGCCCCAGCCCGAACCCCCCAGCCTGGGTCCGCCCAGATAACGAGGCCCCACCCAAG GTGCCTCAGAGGACCTCATCTATCGCCACTGCCCTTAACACCAGTGGGGCCGGAGGATCCCGGCCAGCCCAGGCAGTCCGTGCCAG TAACCCCGACCTCAGGAGGAGCGACCCTGGCTGGGAACGCTCGGACAGTGTCCTCCCGGCCTCGCACGGGCACCTCCCCCAGGCCGGCTCACTGGAGCGGAACCGCGTGGGAG CCTCCTCCAAACTGGACAGCTCCCCAGTGCTCTCTCCTGGGAATAAAGCCAAGCCCGATGACCACCGCTCGCGGCCAGGCCGGCCCGCA AGCTATAAGCGAGCAATTGGTGAG GACTTCGTGTTGCTGAAAGAGCGGACCCTGGACGAggcccctcggcctcccaagaaggCCATGGACTACTCATCGTCCAGCGAGGAGGTGGAGAGCAGTGAGGATGACGAGGAGGAAGGCGAAGGCGGGCCATCAGAGGGGAGCAGAGACACCCCTGGGGGCCG CAGCGATGGGGATACAGACAGCGTCAGCACCATGGTGGTCCACGACGTCGAGGAGATCACCGGGACCCAGCCCCCATACGGGGGCGGCACCATGGTGGTCCAGCGT ACCCCTGAAGAGGAGCGGAACCTGCTGCATGCTGACAGCAACGGGTATACAAACCTGCCTGACGTGGTGCAGCCCAGCCACTCACCCACCGAGAACAGCAAAGGCCAAAGCCCGCCCTCGAAGGATGGGAGCAGTGAC TACCAGTCTCGTGGGCTGGTAAAGGCCCCTGGCAAGAGCTCGTTCACGATGTTTGTGGATTTAGGGATCTACCAGCCTGGAGGCAGTGGGGACACCATCCCCATCACAG CCCTAGTGGGTGGAGAGGGCACTCGGCTCGACCAGCTGCAGTACGACGTGAGGAAGGGCTCTGTGGTCAACGTGAATCCCACCAACACCCGGGCCCACAGTGAGACCCCTGAGATCCGGAAGTACAAGAAGCGATTCAACTCTGAGATCCTGTGTGCAGCCCTTTGGG GGGTCAACCTGCTGGTGGGCACGGAGAACGGGCTGATGTTGCTGGACCGAAGTGGGCAGGGCAAGGTGTACGGACTCATTGGGCGGCGACGCTTCCAGCAGATGGACGTGCTGGAGGGGCTCAACCTGCTCATCACCATCTCAG GGAAAAGGAACAAACTGCGGGTGTATTACCTGTCTTGGCTCCGGAACAAGATTCTGCACAATGACCCAGAGGTGGAGAAGAAGCAGGGCTGGACCACCGTCGGGGACATGGAGGGCTGCGGGCACTACCGTGTCG TGAAATACGAGCGGATTAAGTTCCTGGTCATCGCCCTCAAGAGCTCCGTGGAGGTGTACGCCTGGGCCCCGAAACCCTACCACAAATTCATGGCCTTCAAG TCCTTTGCCGACCTCCCTCACCGCCCTCTGCTGGTCGACCTGACAGTAGAGGAGGGGCAGCGGCTCAAGGTCATCTATGGCTCCAGTGCTGGCTTCCATGCTGTGGATGTCGACTCGGGGAACAGCTATGACATCTACATCCCTGTGCAC ATCCAGAGCCAGATCACGCCCCATGCCATCATTTTCCTCCCCAACACCGACGGCATGGAGATGCTGCTGTGCTACGAGGACGAGGGTGTCTACGTCAACACGTACGGGCGGATCATTAAGGATGTGGTGCTGCAGTGGGGAGAGATGCCCACCTCTGTGG CCTACATCTGCTCCAACCAGATAATGGGCTGGGGTGAGAAAGCCATTGAGATCCGCTCTGTGGAGACGGGCCACCTGGACGGGGTCTTCATGCACAAACGAGCCCAGAGGCTCAAGTTCCTGTGTGAGCGGAATGACAAG GTGTTTTTTGCCTCAGTCCGCTCTGGGGGCAGCAGCCAAGTTTACTTCATGACTCTGAACCGTAACTGCATCATGAACTGGTGA
- the MINK1 gene encoding misshapen-like kinase 1 isoform X41, which yields MLKKYSHHRNIATYYGAFIKKSPPGNDDQLWLVMEFCGAGSVTDLVKNTKGNALKEDCIAYICREILRGLAHLHAHKVIHRDIKGQNVLLTENAEVKLVDFGVSAQLDRTVGRRNTFIGTPYWMAPEVIACDENPDATYDYRSDIWSLGITAIEMAEGAPPLCDMHPMRALFLIPRNPPPRLKSKKWSKKFIDFIDTCLIKTYLSRPPTEQLLKFPFIRDQPTERQVRIQLKDHIDRSRKKRGEKEETEYEYSGSEEEDDSHGEEGEPSSIMNVPGESTLRREFLRLQQENKSNSEALKQQQQLQQQQQRDPEAHIKHLLHQRQRRIEEQKEERRRVEEQQRREREQRKLQEKEQQRRLEDMQVLRREEERRQAEREQEYKRKQLEEQRQSERLQRQLQQEHAYLKSLQQQQQQQQLQKQQQQQLLPGDRKPLYHYGRGMNPADKPAWAREVEERTRMNKQQNSPLAKSKPSSTGPEPSIPQASPGPAGPLSQTPPMQRPVEPQEGPHKSLVAHRVPLKPYAAPVPRSQSLQDQPTRNLAAFPASHDPDPAIPAPTATPSARGAVIRQNSDPTSEGPGPSPNPPAWVRPDNEAPPKVPQRTSSIATALNTSGAGGSRPAQAVRASNPDLRRSDPGWERSDSVLPASHGHLPQAGSLERNRVGASSKLDSSPVLSPGNKAKPDDHRSRPGRPADFVLLKERTLDEAPRPPKKAMDYSSSSEEVESSEDDEEEGEGGPSEGSRDTPGGRSDGDTDSVSTMVVHDVEEITGTQPPYGGGTMVVQRTPEEERNLLHADSNGYTNLPDVVQPSHSPTENSKGQSPPSKDGSSDYQSRGLVKAPGKSSFTMFVDLGIYQPGGSGDTIPITALVGGEGTRLDQLQYDVRKGSVVNVNPTNTRAHSETPEIRKYKKRFNSEILCAALWGVNLLVGTENGLMLLDRSGQGKVYGLIGRRRFQQMDVLEGLNLLITISGKRNKLRVYYLSWLRNKILHNDPEVEKKQGWTTVGDMEGCGHYRVVKYERIKFLVIALKSSVEVYAWAPKPYHKFMAFKSFADLPHRPLLVDLTVEEGQRLKVIYGSSAGFHAVDVDSGNSYDIYIPVHIQSQITPHAIIFLPNTDGMEMLLCYEDEGVYVNTYGRIIKDVVLQWGEMPTSVAYICSNQIMGWGEKAIEIRSVETGHLDGVFMHKRAQRLKFLCERNDKVFFASVRSGGSSQVYFMTLNRNCIMNW from the exons ATGCTGAAAAAATACTCTCATCACCGCAACATTGCCACCTACTATGGAGCCTTCATCAAGAAGAGCCCCCCGGGAAACGATGACCAGCTCTGG CTGGTGATGGAGTTCTGTGGTGCTGGTTCAGTGACTGACCTGGTGAAGAACACGAAAGGAAACGCCCTGAAGGAGGACTGTATCGCCTACATCTGCAGGGAGATCCTCAGG GGTCTGGCCCATCTCCATGCCCACAAGGTCATCCATCGAGACATCAAGGGGCAGAATGTGCTGCTGACAGAGAATGCTGAGGTCAAGCTAG TGGATTTTGGGGTGAGTGCTCAGCTGGACCGCACCGTGGGCAGACGGAACACTTTCATTGGGACTCCCTACTGGATGGCTCCAGAGGTCATCGCCTGTGATGAGAACCCCGATGCCACCTACGATTACAGG AGTGACATTTGGTCTCTAGGAATCACAGCCATCGAGATGGCAGAGGGAGCCCCCC CTCTGTGTGACATGCACCCCATGCGGGCCCTCTTCCTCATTCCTCGGAACCCTCCGCCCAGACTCAAGTCCAAGAAGTG GTCTAAGAAGTTCATTGACTTCATTGACACATGTCTCATCAAGACTTACCTGAGCCGCCCACCCACGGAGCAGCTGCTGAAGTTTCCCTTCATCCGGGACCAGCCCACGGAGCGGCAGGTCCGCATCCAGCTTAAGGACCACATTGACCGATCCCGGAAGAAGCGGGGTGAGAAAG AGGAGACAGAATATGAGTACAGCGGCAGCGAGGAGGAAGACGACAGCCATGGAGAGGAAGGAGAGCCAAG CTCCATCATGAACGTGCCTGGAGAGTCGACTCTACGCCGGGAATTTCTCCGCCTCCAGCAGGAAAATAAGAGCAACTCAGAGGCTttaaaacagcagcagcagctgcagcagcagcagcagcgagACCCCGAGGCACACATCAAACACCTGCTGCACCAGCGGCAGAGGCGCATAGAGGAGCAGAAGGAGGAGCGGCGCCGCGTGGAGGAG CAACAGCGGCGGGAGCGGGAGCAGCGGAAGCTGCAGGAGAAGGAGCAGCAGCGGCGGCTGGAGGACATGCAGGTTCTGCGGCGGGAGGAGGAGCGGCGGCAGGCGGAGCGCGAGCAG GAATACAAGCGGAAGCAGCTGGAGGAGCAGCGGCAGTCAGAGCGTCTCCAGAGGcagctgcagcaggagcatgCCTACCTCAAGTCcctgcagcagcagcaacagcagcagcagcttcagaaacagcagcagcagcagctcctgcCCGGGGACAGGAAGCCCCTGTACCATTATGGTCGGGGCATGAATCCCGCTGACAAACCAGCCTGGGCCCGAGAG GTAGAAGAGAGAACAAGGATGAACAAGCAGCAGAACTCTCCCTTGGCCAAGAGCAAGCCAAGCAGCACGGGGCCTGAGCCCTCCATCCCCCAGGCCTCCCCCGGGCCTGCAGGACCCCTTTCCCAGACTCCTCCTATGCAGAGGCCGGTGGAGCCCCAGGAGGGACCGCACAAG AGCCTGGTGGCGCACCGGGTCCCACTGAAGCCATATGCAGCACCTGTGCCCCGATCCCAGTCCCTGCAGGACCAGCCCACCCGAAACCTGGCTGCCTTCCCAGCCTCCCATGACCCCGACCCTGCCATCCCTGCACCCACTGCCACGCCCAGTGCCCGAGGAGCTGTCATCCGCCAGAATTCAGACCCCACCTCTGAAGGACCTGGCCCCAGCCCGAACCCCCCAGCCTGGGTCCGCCCAGATAACGAGGCCCCACCCAAG GTGCCTCAGAGGACCTCATCTATCGCCACTGCCCTTAACACCAGTGGGGCCGGAGGATCCCGGCCAGCCCAGGCAGTCCGTGCCAG TAACCCCGACCTCAGGAGGAGCGACCCTGGCTGGGAACGCTCGGACAGTGTCCTCCCGGCCTCGCACGGGCACCTCCCCCAGGCCGGCTCACTGGAGCGGAACCGCGTGGGAG CCTCCTCCAAACTGGACAGCTCCCCAGTGCTCTCTCCTGGGAATAAAGCCAAGCCCGATGACCACCGCTCGCGGCCAGGCCGGCCCGCA GACTTCGTGTTGCTGAAAGAGCGGACCCTGGACGAggcccctcggcctcccaagaaggCCATGGACTACTCATCGTCCAGCGAGGAGGTGGAGAGCAGTGAGGATGACGAGGAGGAAGGCGAAGGCGGGCCATCAGAGGGGAGCAGAGACACCCCTGGGGGCCG CAGCGATGGGGATACAGACAGCGTCAGCACCATGGTGGTCCACGACGTCGAGGAGATCACCGGGACCCAGCCCCCATACGGGGGCGGCACCATGGTGGTCCAGCGT ACCCCTGAAGAGGAGCGGAACCTGCTGCATGCTGACAGCAACGGGTATACAAACCTGCCTGACGTGGTGCAGCCCAGCCACTCACCCACCGAGAACAGCAAAGGCCAAAGCCCGCCCTCGAAGGATGGGAGCAGTGAC TACCAGTCTCGTGGGCTGGTAAAGGCCCCTGGCAAGAGCTCGTTCACGATGTTTGTGGATTTAGGGATCTACCAGCCTGGAGGCAGTGGGGACACCATCCCCATCACAG CCCTAGTGGGTGGAGAGGGCACTCGGCTCGACCAGCTGCAGTACGACGTGAGGAAGGGCTCTGTGGTCAACGTGAATCCCACCAACACCCGGGCCCACAGTGAGACCCCTGAGATCCGGAAGTACAAGAAGCGATTCAACTCTGAGATCCTGTGTGCAGCCCTTTGGG GGGTCAACCTGCTGGTGGGCACGGAGAACGGGCTGATGTTGCTGGACCGAAGTGGGCAGGGCAAGGTGTACGGACTCATTGGGCGGCGACGCTTCCAGCAGATGGACGTGCTGGAGGGGCTCAACCTGCTCATCACCATCTCAG GGAAAAGGAACAAACTGCGGGTGTATTACCTGTCTTGGCTCCGGAACAAGATTCTGCACAATGACCCAGAGGTGGAGAAGAAGCAGGGCTGGACCACCGTCGGGGACATGGAGGGCTGCGGGCACTACCGTGTCG TGAAATACGAGCGGATTAAGTTCCTGGTCATCGCCCTCAAGAGCTCCGTGGAGGTGTACGCCTGGGCCCCGAAACCCTACCACAAATTCATGGCCTTCAAG TCCTTTGCCGACCTCCCTCACCGCCCTCTGCTGGTCGACCTGACAGTAGAGGAGGGGCAGCGGCTCAAGGTCATCTATGGCTCCAGTGCTGGCTTCCATGCTGTGGATGTCGACTCGGGGAACAGCTATGACATCTACATCCCTGTGCAC ATCCAGAGCCAGATCACGCCCCATGCCATCATTTTCCTCCCCAACACCGACGGCATGGAGATGCTGCTGTGCTACGAGGACGAGGGTGTCTACGTCAACACGTACGGGCGGATCATTAAGGATGTGGTGCTGCAGTGGGGAGAGATGCCCACCTCTGTGG CCTACATCTGCTCCAACCAGATAATGGGCTGGGGTGAGAAAGCCATTGAGATCCGCTCTGTGGAGACGGGCCACCTGGACGGGGTCTTCATGCACAAACGAGCCCAGAGGCTCAAGTTCCTGTGTGAGCGGAATGACAAG GTGTTTTTTGCCTCAGTCCGCTCTGGGGGCAGCAGCCAAGTTTACTTCATGACTCTGAACCGTAACTGCATCATGAACTGGTGA
- the MINK1 gene encoding misshapen-like kinase 1 isoform X43 produces MNPADKPAWAREVEERTRMNKQQNSPLAKSKPSSTGPEPSIPQASPGPAGPLSQTPPMQRPVEPQEGPHKSLVAHRVPLKPYAAPVPRSQSLQDQPTRNLAAFPASHDPDPAIPAPTATPSARGAVIRQNSDPTSEGPGPSPNPPAWVRPDNEAPPKVPQRTSSIATALNTSGAGGSRPAQAVRARPRSNSAWQIYLQRRAERGTPKPPGPPAQPPGPPNASSNPDLRRSDPGWERSDSVLPASHGHLPQAGSLERNRVGASSKLDSSPVLSPGNKAKPDDHRSRPGRPADFVLLKERTLDEAPRPPKKAMDYSSSSEEVESSEDDEEEGEGGPSEGSRDTPGGRSDGDTDSVSTMVVHDVEEITGTQPPYGGGTMVVQRTPEEERNLLHADSNGYTNLPDVVQPSHSPTENSKGQSPPSKDGSSDYQSRGLVKAPGKSSFTMFVDLGIYQPGGSGDTIPITALVGGEGTRLDQLQYDVRKGSVVNVNPTNTRAHSETPEIRKYKKRFNSEILCAALWGVNLLVGTENGLMLLDRSGQGKVYGLIGRRRFQQMDVLEGLNLLITISGKRNKLRVYYLSWLRNKILHNDPEVEKKQGWTTVGDMEGCGHYRVVKYERIKFLVIALKSSVEVYAWAPKPYHKFMAFKSFADLPHRPLLVDLTVEEGQRLKVIYGSSAGFHAVDVDSGNSYDIYIPVHIQSQITPHAIIFLPNTDGMEMLLCYEDEGVYVNTYGRIIKDVVLQWGEMPTSVAYICSNQIMGWGEKAIEIRSVETGHLDGVFMHKRAQRLKFLCERNDKVFFASVRSGGSSQVYFMTLNRNCIMNW; encoded by the exons ATGAATCCCGCTGACAAACCAGCCTGGGCCCGAGAG GTAGAAGAGAGAACAAGGATGAACAAGCAGCAGAACTCTCCCTTGGCCAAGAGCAAGCCAAGCAGCACGGGGCCTGAGCCCTCCATCCCCCAGGCCTCCCCCGGGCCTGCAGGACCCCTTTCCCAGACTCCTCCTATGCAGAGGCCGGTGGAGCCCCAGGAGGGACCGCACAAG AGCCTGGTGGCGCACCGGGTCCCACTGAAGCCATATGCAGCACCTGTGCCCCGATCCCAGTCCCTGCAGGACCAGCCCACCCGAAACCTGGCTGCCTTCCCAGCCTCCCATGACCCCGACCCTGCCATCCCTGCACCCACTGCCACGCCCAGTGCCCGAGGAGCTGTCATCCGCCAGAATTCAGACCCCACCTCTGAAGGACCTGGCCCCAGCCCGAACCCCCCAGCCTGGGTCCGCCCAGATAACGAGGCCCCACCCAAG GTGCCTCAGAGGACCTCATCTATCGCCACTGCCCTTAACACCAGTGGGGCCGGAGGATCCCGGCCAGCCCAGGCAGTCCGTGCCAG ACCTCGCAGCAACTCCGCCTGGCAAATCTATCTGCAAAGGCGGGCAGAGCGGGGCACCCCAAAGCCTCCAGGGCCCCCTGCTCAGCCCCCTGGCCCGCCCAACGCCTCTAG TAACCCCGACCTCAGGAGGAGCGACCCTGGCTGGGAACGCTCGGACAGTGTCCTCCCGGCCTCGCACGGGCACCTCCCCCAGGCCGGCTCACTGGAGCGGAACCGCGTGGGAG CCTCCTCCAAACTGGACAGCTCCCCAGTGCTCTCTCCTGGGAATAAAGCCAAGCCCGATGACCACCGCTCGCGGCCAGGCCGGCCCGCA GACTTCGTGTTGCTGAAAGAGCGGACCCTGGACGAggcccctcggcctcccaagaaggCCATGGACTACTCATCGTCCAGCGAGGAGGTGGAGAGCAGTGAGGATGACGAGGAGGAAGGCGAAGGCGGGCCATCAGAGGGGAGCAGAGACACCCCTGGGGGCCG CAGCGATGGGGATACAGACAGCGTCAGCACCATGGTGGTCCACGACGTCGAGGAGATCACCGGGACCCAGCCCCCATACGGGGGCGGCACCATGGTGGTCCAGCGT ACCCCTGAAGAGGAGCGGAACCTGCTGCATGCTGACAGCAACGGGTATACAAACCTGCCTGACGTGGTGCAGCCCAGCCACTCACCCACCGAGAACAGCAAAGGCCAAAGCCCGCCCTCGAAGGATGGGAGCAGTGAC TACCAGTCTCGTGGGCTGGTAAAGGCCCCTGGCAAGAGCTCGTTCACGATGTTTGTGGATTTAGGGATCTACCAGCCTGGAGGCAGTGGGGACACCATCCCCATCACAG CCCTAGTGGGTGGAGAGGGCACTCGGCTCGACCAGCTGCAGTACGACGTGAGGAAGGGCTCTGTGGTCAACGTGAATCCCACCAACACCCGGGCCCACAGTGAGACCCCTGAGATCCGGAAGTACAAGAAGCGATTCAACTCTGAGATCCTGTGTGCAGCCCTTTGGG GGGTCAACCTGCTGGTGGGCACGGAGAACGGGCTGATGTTGCTGGACCGAAGTGGGCAGGGCAAGGTGTACGGACTCATTGGGCGGCGACGCTTCCAGCAGATGGACGTGCTGGAGGGGCTCAACCTGCTCATCACCATCTCAG GGAAAAGGAACAAACTGCGGGTGTATTACCTGTCTTGGCTCCGGAACAAGATTCTGCACAATGACCCAGAGGTGGAGAAGAAGCAGGGCTGGACCACCGTCGGGGACATGGAGGGCTGCGGGCACTACCGTGTCG TGAAATACGAGCGGATTAAGTTCCTGGTCATCGCCCTCAAGAGCTCCGTGGAGGTGTACGCCTGGGCCCCGAAACCCTACCACAAATTCATGGCCTTCAAG TCCTTTGCCGACCTCCCTCACCGCCCTCTGCTGGTCGACCTGACAGTAGAGGAGGGGCAGCGGCTCAAGGTCATCTATGGCTCCAGTGCTGGCTTCCATGCTGTGGATGTCGACTCGGGGAACAGCTATGACATCTACATCCCTGTGCAC ATCCAGAGCCAGATCACGCCCCATGCCATCATTTTCCTCCCCAACACCGACGGCATGGAGATGCTGCTGTGCTACGAGGACGAGGGTGTCTACGTCAACACGTACGGGCGGATCATTAAGGATGTGGTGCTGCAGTGGGGAGAGATGCCCACCTCTGTGG CCTACATCTGCTCCAACCAGATAATGGGCTGGGGTGAGAAAGCCATTGAGATCCGCTCTGTGGAGACGGGCCACCTGGACGGGGTCTTCATGCACAAACGAGCCCAGAGGCTCAAGTTCCTGTGTGAGCGGAATGACAAG GTGTTTTTTGCCTCAGTCCGCTCTGGGGGCAGCAGCCAAGTTTACTTCATGACTCTGAACCGTAACTGCATCATGAACTGGTGA